One genomic window of Evansella cellulosilytica DSM 2522 includes the following:
- the glmS gene encoding glutamine--fructose-6-phosphate transaminase (isomerizing), which translates to MCGIVGYVGTEDAKEILLRGLEKLEYRGYDSAGLAIVNEEGVHVYKEKGRIATLREVVDSSEDGQIGIGHTRWATHGVPSQLNAHPHQSANRRYTIVHNGVIENYAQLQKEYLQDVALASDTDTEIIVQLVERFANEGLNTEAAFRKTLSLLKGSYATALLDNEDAETIYVGKNKSPLLVGLADGVNVVASDAMAMLQVTNEFVELMDKEIVVVTRESVTIKDLDGTVTSRDSYIAELDASDIEKGTYPHYMLKEIDEQPYVIRNIISKYKTEDETIKLDEDIRQAMLGADRIYIIAAGTSNHAGLVGKQLIERIANKPVEVHIASEFLYNMPIVSEKPLFIFISQSGETADSRGVLVNVKEMGHKALTITNVPGSTLSREADYTLHTYAGPEIAVASTKAYTAQMAVLAILAVDTARAAGIDMNFDPLQELAIVANAMEVLTDQKEKMEQIARDYLSVTRNCFFIGRAADYFVCLEGALKLKEISYIQAEGFAGGELKHGTIALIEEGTPVIGLATQEHVNLSIRGNMKEVVARGASPCMISMEGLNDEDDQLVIPKVHEYLTPLVTVIPLQLLSYYAALHRECDVDKPRNLAKSVTVE; encoded by the coding sequence ATGTGTGGAATTGTAGGTTATGTTGGAACAGAAGATGCAAAAGAGATATTATTACGAGGATTAGAAAAGTTAGAATATAGAGGATACGACTCAGCAGGCTTAGCAATTGTGAACGAAGAGGGCGTACACGTTTATAAAGAAAAAGGACGTATAGCAACGCTTCGTGAAGTAGTTGATTCAAGTGAAGATGGTCAAATCGGAATTGGCCATACTCGCTGGGCAACACACGGTGTTCCTAGTCAATTGAATGCTCACCCTCATCAAAGTGCTAACAGACGATATACAATCGTGCACAACGGTGTCATTGAAAACTATGCACAGCTTCAAAAAGAATATCTTCAAGACGTAGCATTAGCGAGTGACACTGACACAGAGATTATTGTTCAGCTCGTTGAGCGCTTTGCAAATGAGGGTTTAAATACGGAAGCGGCGTTTCGAAAGACATTAAGCCTTTTAAAGGGGTCTTATGCAACGGCTTTATTAGACAACGAAGATGCGGAAACGATTTACGTTGGCAAAAATAAAAGTCCATTATTAGTTGGTTTGGCAGATGGTGTCAACGTAGTAGCTAGTGATGCTATGGCGATGCTTCAAGTAACGAACGAATTTGTTGAGCTAATGGATAAGGAGATTGTTGTCGTCACCCGTGAAAGTGTCACAATTAAAGACCTGGATGGAACGGTAACTTCGCGTGACTCTTATATTGCTGAGCTCGATGCGAGTGACATTGAAAAAGGAACGTATCCACATTATATGCTAAAAGAAATTGATGAGCAGCCATACGTTATACGTAACATCATTTCTAAATATAAAACAGAGGATGAGACGATTAAGCTTGATGAAGATATTCGCCAAGCAATGCTAGGTGCAGATCGTATTTATATTATTGCAGCAGGAACTAGTAACCATGCAGGATTAGTTGGTAAACAGCTTATAGAGCGCATTGCTAACAAACCAGTAGAGGTGCACATTGCAAGTGAGTTTTTATATAACATGCCAATAGTAAGTGAAAAACCACTCTTTATTTTCATTTCGCAAAGTGGGGAAACAGCAGATAGCCGTGGTGTATTAGTGAATGTGAAAGAAATGGGCCATAAAGCGTTAACGATAACGAACGTACCTGGTTCAACGCTTTCCCGTGAAGCGGATTACACATTACACACGTATGCTGGTCCTGAAATTGCGGTTGCTTCCACAAAAGCATATACAGCACAAATGGCTGTATTAGCAATCCTTGCTGTAGATACAGCAAGAGCAGCTGGGATCGACATGAATTTCGATCCACTACAAGAGCTTGCGATCGTAGCAAATGCAATGGAAGTGTTGACAGATCAAAAGGAAAAAATGGAGCAAATTGCCCGTGACTATTTAAGTGTAACTCGTAACTGCTTCTTTATCGGGCGTGCTGCCGATTACTTTGTGTGTCTTGAAGGCGCACTAAAGTTAAAGGAAATTTCCTATATTCAAGCGGAAGGCTTTGCAGGCGGGGAATTGAAGCACGGAACGATTGCTTTAATAGAAGAAGGAACACCAGTAATCGGTTTAGCGACACAGGAGCACGTAAACTTAAGTATACGTGGAAACATGAAAGAAGTTGTAGCACGTGGAGCTTCACCATGTATGATTAGTATGGAAGGCTTAAACGATGAAGACGATCAATTAGTCATTCCAAAAGTACACGAATACCTCACACCACTAGTGACAGTAATTCCACTACAGCTTCTATCGTACTACGCAGCATTACACCGCGAGTGCGACGTTGATAAGCCACGTAACTTAGCAAAATCAGTGACAGTGGAATAA
- a CDS encoding DUF3800 domain-containing protein — protein MDYSHIYHFIASEGGVTNIEKKYILYYDETNNPRTFRLTDDGFNVNEHEFFILGGIGFEPDKTASDDDIDELFSEFQLQGNTSEVKFKHIRHNAQDFLSLLSKPRVTTLIEWLYEKQYPIHYSYVDNFYYTIVDIVDSMNESWFGGPDLNREVKNRLYSLIKDNHDWFVSLLIELDYPNIKNHKMFVEKLVDWIWSVNIGDDFYLEYLRQSLKSYRDKQLVFLEDNDDRIAITDYSTFYANLIVTYPNADHIFDHELSVEELLNANPIELSGHKGINYKFVDSKDERLVQVSDLIVGVLRYWMAFLESVVNIQNLSEILNGLSEIQKVKMKKFQEVLLHSLDISTGFKHGIGSNEFELKVSFFLEFDFTFQSQ, from the coding sequence ATGGATTATTCTCACATTTATCATTTTATTGCCTCTGAAGGAGGCGTAACCAACATAGAAAAAAAGTACATATTGTATTATGACGAAACTAATAATCCTCGTACTTTTAGATTGACAGATGATGGGTTTAACGTTAATGAACACGAATTCTTTATTTTAGGTGGAATTGGCTTTGAACCAGATAAGACTGCTTCTGATGATGATATTGATGAACTATTTTCTGAATTTCAATTACAGGGAAATACAAGTGAAGTTAAATTTAAGCACATTCGTCATAATGCACAGGACTTTTTATCTTTGTTATCAAAACCGAGAGTAACTACTCTTATTGAGTGGCTTTACGAAAAACAGTACCCAATCCATTACTCTTATGTTGATAATTTTTATTACACAATCGTTGATATAGTGGATTCAATGAATGAGTCATGGTTTGGTGGACCAGATTTAAATAGAGAAGTGAAAAACCGACTTTATTCATTGATTAAAGATAATCATGATTGGTTTGTAAGTTTGCTAATTGAGTTAGACTATCCCAACATTAAGAATCACAAAATGTTTGTCGAGAAACTTGTAGATTGGATATGGTCTGTAAACATTGGGGATGATTTTTATCTTGAATATTTACGGCAATCACTAAAAAGTTACAGAGATAAGCAACTGGTATTTCTGGAAGATAATGATGATAGGATTGCAATAACTGATTATTCTACTTTTTATGCCAATTTAATAGTTACTTACCCCAATGCAGACCATATTTTTGATCACGAGCTGTCTGTTGAGGAACTTTTGAACGCCAATCCAATAGAGTTATCAGGACATAAAGGTATAAACTATAAATTTGTAGATTCAAAAGATGAACGTTTGGTGCAAGTATCTGATTTGATTGTAGGTGTTTTGCGTTATTGGATGGCTTTTTTAGAATCAGTTGTTAATATACAAAATTTAAGTGAAATATTGAATGGGCTTTCAGAAATACAAAAAGTCAAAATGAAAAAGTTTCAGGAAGTTTTGCTCCATTCTCTTGATATAAGTACTGGATTTAAGCACGGAATTGGTAGCAATGAGTTTGAATTAAAGGTTAGCTTCTTTTTAGAATTTGATTTTACTTTTCAAAGTCAATAG
- a CDS encoding IS1182 family transposase: protein MSIVRQESLFSMQILFDLEPTQRYDEIFSAIDIHPILTIVVKRSNLGRPVELNYPAMIQALVVRLVERIPEMQLLVERLNTDLKFKLDCGFLISDPVPSEASFSRMITKIKDTDILEEVNSQIITDAINEEYITDPNIAIDSGHFEARDQAPSKKEEKPKSEPKKRGRKSKAEHEQWLKEKEAKEASLSIFEKKIEDQLDVSYDELHDQMPLHPTWGVKKNSEGKNVFWFGYKGHLAVDTKTQFILHSMISSGRLNDGKAAIPLLKGIERNFSELRMIYALMDAGYDYDAIYEQVHRMKGYSIIAYNKKNESEPIGFDENFAPTCVREHSYRYDSFDKKYQTLKYTRPKECRDCPLAEDTLCQKVYKIKIESDLRRYSAPARGSVAWKDRFKERSSVERVIGYLKEFFQLNNVRYRTGKRAKVHFDLVTMVYNGMKLASMRLAQKQYSMNSVAA, encoded by the coding sequence ATGTCTATTGTACGACAAGAGAGCCTTTTTAGCATGCAAATTTTATTTGACTTAGAACCTACCCAACGTTATGATGAGATTTTTTCAGCGATTGATATTCATCCCATCCTCACTATCGTAGTGAAAAGATCTAATTTAGGTAGACCTGTAGAATTAAACTATCCTGCAATGATTCAAGCACTCGTGGTGAGGCTTGTTGAGAGAATTCCCGAGATGCAACTCCTAGTTGAACGTTTAAACACCGACCTTAAGTTTAAGCTGGACTGTGGCTTTTTGATATCTGATCCAGTCCCTTCTGAAGCTTCATTTTCAAGGATGATTACAAAAATTAAAGATACAGACATTCTTGAAGAGGTAAACTCTCAAATAATAACTGATGCAATCAACGAAGAATATATTACAGATCCTAATATTGCGATTGACTCTGGTCACTTCGAGGCGAGAGATCAGGCTCCTTCAAAAAAAGAAGAGAAACCAAAGTCTGAGCCAAAGAAACGTGGGCGTAAATCAAAGGCCGAACATGAACAATGGTTAAAAGAGAAAGAAGCTAAGGAAGCATCCTTGTCTATTTTTGAAAAGAAAATTGAAGATCAACTAGACGTTTCTTACGATGAACTTCATGATCAAATGCCACTTCATCCTACATGGGGCGTGAAGAAAAATAGTGAAGGGAAAAATGTGTTTTGGTTTGGTTATAAAGGTCATTTAGCTGTTGATACCAAAACTCAGTTTATTCTTCATTCAATGATTTCCTCAGGTAGGCTAAACGATGGTAAAGCTGCTATACCTTTATTAAAAGGAATAGAGAGAAACTTTTCGGAACTTAGGATGATCTATGCACTAATGGATGCAGGATATGATTACGATGCAATCTATGAACAAGTCCATCGAATGAAAGGATATTCCATCATTGCTTATAACAAAAAAAATGAATCAGAGCCAATTGGGTTTGATGAAAATTTCGCTCCAACGTGTGTAAGGGAACATTCCTATCGATACGATAGCTTTGATAAAAAATACCAAACCTTAAAATACACACGTCCAAAAGAGTGTAGGGATTGTCCTCTAGCTGAAGATACATTATGCCAAAAGGTCTACAAGATAAAAATAGAGTCGGATTTACGCCGGTACAGTGCACCCGCACGCGGTTCAGTTGCCTGGAAAGATAGATTTAAGGAACGGAGTTCCGTTGAAAGGGTCATTGGATACCTAAAAGAATTCTTTCAGTTGAACAATGTAAGATATCGAACAGGAAAACGAGCTAAAGTCCATTTTGATTTGGTTACCATGGTGTACAATGGAATGAAATTAGCTAGCATGAGACTTGCTCAAAAACAATATTCAATGAATTCAGTAGCAGCTTAA
- a CDS encoding DNA ligase has product MLFTPVKPMLLTMGKEPTNHPEHLYDIKWDGWRILIHKQGNRIEAYTRHGNQVTNQFPELQEALSHINKHTAILDCEGVVLRNGNSVFEDFAYRGRLKSTEKIRKAMITHPVTFVAFDILATDKPLLKETLIKRKQYLKDIITPSNVLLATPYVIEDGQTLHTLTKEKGMEGIVEKPLNSLYHLDTRSPNWLKHKHFKRLDTVIMGYKENPFTMIVGSTFSNGKLKPVAQVEFGFNPEDKQAFRGIANRLITKEENGVFWLEPLLCCSTQYLEKTSKNMLRITSFKGFLPEKKVEECVFT; this is encoded by the coding sequence ATGCTGTTTACACCCGTAAAACCCATGCTTCTAACGATGGGGAAAGAACCGACAAATCACCCTGAACATCTTTACGATATAAAGTGGGATGGTTGGCGTATTCTAATTCATAAACAAGGCAATAGAATCGAAGCCTACACTAGACATGGGAACCAGGTAACGAACCAATTTCCAGAGCTACAGGAAGCTCTCTCTCATATAAACAAACACACCGCTATCCTCGATTGTGAAGGAGTCGTTCTACGAAATGGAAATTCCGTTTTTGAGGATTTTGCTTATCGAGGTCGCTTAAAAAGTACAGAAAAGATCAGAAAAGCAATGATCACACATCCCGTTACATTTGTAGCATTTGACATATTAGCAACGGATAAGCCTCTTCTTAAAGAGACACTGATAAAGAGAAAACAATATTTAAAAGACATTATTACTCCATCCAATGTATTACTTGCAACGCCTTATGTTATTGAAGATGGACAAACCCTTCATACATTAACAAAAGAGAAGGGGATGGAAGGGATAGTAGAAAAACCCCTGAATTCGCTGTATCATCTGGATACTAGAAGCCCAAATTGGCTTAAACATAAGCATTTTAAACGGTTAGATACTGTTATTATGGGATACAAAGAGAATCCATTTACGATGATTGTAGGCTCTACCTTTTCGAACGGCAAATTAAAGCCAGTGGCTCAAGTTGAATTTGGATTTAACCCAGAAGATAAACAGGCGTTCCGAGGAATTGCTAACCGCCTCATAACAAAAGAGGAAAATGGAGTTTTTTGGCTAGAACCGTTATTGTGTTGTTCTACACAGTATTTAGAGAAAACAAGTAAGAATATGTTGCGGATCACCTCATTTAAGGGGTTCTTACCAGAAAAGAAAGTAGAAGAGTGTGTCTTTACGTAA
- a CDS encoding YolD-like family protein, producing MATKEELTFRYWKNGFYENYKGIVKRVDRMTNHLHVKSEVTMEYISIDCIVDIN from the coding sequence ATCGCCACAAAAGAAGAATTAACATTTAGATATTGGAAAAACGGTTTTTATGAAAATTATAAGGGAATTGTAAAAAGAGTTGATCGAATGACCAATCATTTACATGTGAAAAGTGAGGTAACAATGGAGTACATTAGTATTGATTGTATCGTTGATATAAATTAG
- a CDS encoding arsenic resistance protein has product MSLFEKLYTLIILLAVVIGIGIGQMDLIRVNAESFIVPLLVAMLYITFLQIPIEEIKKAFKNIKFTYTSVTINFVWTPILAWVLAMIFLGDNPALYIGFIMLMVTPCTDWYLIFTGIAKGNVALSTAILPLNLILQVILLPIYLLIFGGTTGVIELGFLVESILIVLFIPLVLALITKLLLRNKQQLRESFISKLSVYPTIFLSLAIIAMFASQGQLLLDNLDLIWQITLPLLLFFVINFIFSQKVGRVMKYSYSDRTSLSLNTLARNSPIALAIAMTAFPDQPLIALVLVIGPLLELPVLAVITQLLLFFNKNKSQ; this is encoded by the coding sequence ATGAGCTTATTCGAAAAATTATATACACTTATTATACTTTTAGCAGTTGTAATTGGTATAGGCATAGGACAAATGGACCTAATAAGAGTTAATGCAGAAAGTTTTATTGTTCCTTTATTAGTAGCTATGTTATATATTACCTTCTTACAAATTCCTATCGAGGAAATCAAAAAAGCCTTTAAAAACATCAAATTTACATACACTTCAGTCACCATAAATTTTGTCTGGACACCAATTTTAGCATGGGTGCTAGCAATGATATTTCTAGGAGACAATCCAGCCTTATATATTGGATTTATTATGCTGATGGTCACACCGTGTACGGATTGGTACTTAATCTTCACAGGTATTGCAAAAGGAAATGTTGCACTATCAACGGCTATTTTACCTTTGAATCTAATCTTGCAAGTCATATTGTTGCCTATTTATCTTCTGATTTTTGGAGGAACCACTGGAGTTATTGAACTGGGGTTTCTAGTAGAAAGTATTTTAATTGTTTTATTCATACCTTTGGTCTTAGCACTTATAACAAAATTACTTTTGAGAAACAAGCAACAATTAAGAGAAAGTTTCATTTCTAAACTTAGCGTGTACCCAACTATATTCCTAAGCCTTGCAATTATAGCTATGTTCGCTTCCCAAGGACAATTATTGCTTGATAATCTAGATTTAATATGGCAAATAACACTCCCTCTCCTTTTGTTTTTTGTTATAAATTTTATCTTTAGTCAAAAGGTAGGTCGGGTTATGAAATATTCGTATTCAGACAGAACCAGTTTAAGTTTGAATACTTTAGCAAGAAACTCACCTATTGCTTTGGCAATAGCTATGACAGCATTTCCAGACCAGCCCCTGATTGCCTTAGTATTAGTTATAGGTCCATTATTGGAACTACCTGTTTTAGCCGTAATTACTCAACTTTTATTATTTTTTAATAAAAACAAGAGTCAGTAA
- a CDS encoding putative iron-sulfur cluster-binding metallochaperone, which produces MSDCCSTNVQEVSEKSGSELCPACKEKGKKVKVITLKSMLKPTILSTLNAGLTHYFCSTSKCDVVYFDTDEKKYLTSEVKVSVHQKNSSSDVPICYCFGWTKERIKQSVEEEYVPNPVEHIRENIKEHRCGCEVNNPQGSCCLANVTSYIKSLPK; this is translated from the coding sequence ATGTCTGATTGCTGTTCTACAAATGTACAGGAAGTTTCGGAAAAAAGTGGCTCTGAATTGTGTCCAGCGTGTAAAGAAAAAGGAAAAAAAGTGAAGGTTATTACGTTAAAATCAATGCTAAAACCAACGATTTTGAGTACATTAAATGCAGGCTTAACTCATTATTTTTGTTCTACAAGTAAATGTGATGTTGTTTATTTTGATACGGATGAAAAAAAATATTTAACATCAGAAGTCAAGGTTTCTGTACATCAAAAAAATAGCTCTTCAGATGTTCCTATTTGCTATTGCTTTGGTTGGACAAAAGAAAGAATCAAACAATCTGTTGAAGAAGAATATGTTCCTAATCCTGTTGAACATATTCGTGAAAATATAAAGGAACATCGATGTGGATGTGAAGTGAATAATCCACAAGGTAGTTGTTGTTTAGCGAATGTTACTAGCTATATAAAAAGTCTCCCAAAATAA
- a CDS encoding heavy metal translocating P-type ATPase, whose product MSEQKVNELETKTYRVQGFTCADCAKKFETNVKHLDGVLDAKVNFGASKITVTGKTTIESLESAGAFENLKVRDDKEQRVERVAFWRQKENFKVYIATFLLISSFFLRLQLGEEHIIPIIGYAASIVIGGYSLFIKGLKNLVRLNFDMATLMTVAILGAAAIGEWGEGAVVVILFAISEALERYSMDKARQSIESLMDIAPKEALIRRGNKEMMVHVDDIQVGDDMIVKPGQKLAMDGVVIKGTSTLNQAAITGESVPVTKTIDDEVFAGTLNEEGLLEVKVTKRVEDSTLSKIIHLVEEAQAERAPSQQFVDRFAKYYTPGIIVFALLLVIVPPLFMGADWSEWIYRGLAVLVVGCPCALVISTPVSIVTAIGNAAKNGVLIKGGIHLEETGGLKVIAFDKTGTLTKGVPAVTDIVTFNNNEEELLTITAAIENGSQHPLASAIMRKAEEQGLNYNEVLIEEFQSITGKGVKAIVNNQMYYVGSPNLFEEVLPKGVKAEIKESILNFQTQGKTVMVLGTDKEVLSLIAVADEIRESSKEVIRKLHQAGIEKTVMLTGDNKRTAEAIGKQVGVSDIEADLLPEDKLNFIKELKSKHYKVAMVGDGVNDAPALAASTVGVAMGGAGTDTALETADIALMSDDLSKLPYTIKLSRRALTIIKQNITFSLAIKAIALLLVVPGWLTLWLAIFADMGATLLVTLNSLRLLRIKE is encoded by the coding sequence ATGTCTGAACAAAAAGTAAATGAACTAGAAACAAAAACATACCGTGTTCAAGGTTTTACCTGTGCTGACTGTGCCAAAAAGTTCGAAACGAACGTAAAACACCTGGATGGTGTTTTGGATGCAAAAGTTAATTTTGGTGCTTCTAAAATCACGGTTACTGGTAAAACAACCATAGAATCACTTGAAAGTGCAGGAGCTTTTGAAAATTTAAAAGTTCGAGATGACAAAGAACAAAGAGTTGAAAGGGTTGCCTTCTGGAGACAAAAAGAGAATTTCAAAGTGTACATTGCAACATTTTTGTTGATTAGTAGCTTCTTTCTTCGATTACAATTAGGGGAAGAGCATATTATTCCTATTATTGGGTATGCGGCATCTATTGTAATTGGTGGATATTCATTATTTATTAAAGGGTTAAAGAATTTAGTTCGTTTAAATTTTGATATGGCAACACTTATGACAGTAGCGATTTTAGGAGCAGCTGCCATTGGTGAATGGGGAGAAGGAGCAGTAGTTGTTATTCTCTTTGCTATTAGTGAAGCACTGGAGCGGTACTCAATGGACAAAGCTCGCCAATCTATTGAATCGTTGATGGATATTGCCCCTAAAGAAGCTCTGATTCGTCGTGGCAATAAAGAAATGATGGTTCATGTTGATGACATTCAGGTTGGCGATGATATGATTGTAAAGCCTGGGCAAAAATTAGCGATGGATGGAGTCGTTATCAAAGGAACATCAACTTTAAATCAAGCAGCGATTACTGGAGAAAGTGTTCCCGTAACAAAGACTATTGATGATGAAGTGTTTGCTGGAACTTTAAATGAAGAAGGTTTACTTGAAGTAAAGGTAACAAAACGAGTAGAAGATTCAACACTGTCTAAAATTATTCATCTAGTTGAAGAAGCTCAAGCTGAACGTGCACCTTCTCAACAATTTGTTGACCGTTTTGCAAAATATTATACCCCTGGCATTATCGTTTTTGCTCTTTTGCTAGTAATAGTTCCTCCATTATTTATGGGAGCCGATTGGAGCGAATGGATTTATAGGGGGTTAGCTGTATTAGTGGTAGGTTGCCCGTGTGCGTTAGTCATTTCAACTCCTGTTTCCATCGTTACAGCGATTGGAAATGCAGCTAAAAATGGTGTACTAATTAAGGGTGGTATCCATTTGGAAGAAACAGGGGGACTGAAAGTTATAGCATTTGACAAAACAGGAACTTTAACGAAAGGTGTGCCTGCGGTTACTGATATTGTCACCTTTAATAATAATGAAGAAGAATTATTGACTATTACAGCAGCTATTGAAAATGGTTCACAACATCCTCTTGCTTCAGCTATTATGAGAAAAGCAGAAGAACAAGGTTTGAACTATAATGAAGTATTGATTGAGGAGTTCCAGTCCATTACAGGAAAAGGTGTAAAAGCAATTGTTAACAATCAAATGTACTATGTCGGAAGCCCCAATTTATTTGAGGAAGTTCTTCCTAAAGGTGTAAAAGCAGAAATAAAAGAAAGTATTTTAAATTTTCAAACACAAGGAAAGACGGTCATGGTATTAGGTACAGACAAAGAAGTTCTTTCTTTAATCGCTGTTGCGGATGAAATAAGAGAATCGTCGAAAGAAGTTATTCGCAAACTTCATCAAGCTGGCATTGAAAAAACAGTGATGTTGACAGGTGATAATAAAAGAACAGCTGAAGCAATTGGAAAACAAGTGGGTGTTTCAGATATTGAAGCAGATTTACTTCCAGAAGATAAACTTAACTTTATCAAAGAACTAAAATCTAAACACTACAAGGTTGCTATGGTTGGTGATGGTGTAAATGATGCACCTGCATTAGCTGCTTCTACTGTTGGTGTAGCTATGGGAGGAGCTGGTACGGATACAGCACTTGAAACAGCCGATATAGCTTTGATGTCAGATGACTTAAGCAAACTACCATATACGATTAAATTAAGCCGTAGAGCATTAACTATTATTAAACAAAATATAACCTTCTCTTTAGCTATCAAAGCGATTGCTCTACTTTTAGTGGTTCCTGGATGGTTGACTTTATGGTTGGCTATTTTTGCTGATATGGGAGCAACATTGCTTGTTACGTTAAATAGTTTACGTTTGTTAAGGATAAAAGAATAA
- a CDS encoding ArsR/SmtB family transcription factor, which produces MNKKDTCEIYIYDEEKVNRIQDDLQTVDISSVAHMLKAIADENRAKITYALCQDEELCVCDIANIVGITVANASHHLRTLHKQGVVKFRKEGKLAFYSLDDEHIKQIMIIALTHSREGKNNV; this is translated from the coding sequence ATGAATAAAAAAGACACTTGTGAAATCTATATTTATGACGAGGAAAAGGTTAATCGAATACAAGATGATTTACAGACAGTAGATATTTCTAGTGTTGCCCACATGTTAAAAGCTATTGCCGATGAAAATAGGGCAAAAATTACTTATGCTTTATGTCAAGATGAAGAACTTTGTGTGTGTGATATTGCAAATATCGTTGGAATTACGGTTGCCAATGCTTCACACCACTTGCGAACGCTTCATAAACAAGGGGTTGTGAAGTTTCGAAAAGAGGGTAAACTTGCGTTTTATTCGTTAGATGATGAACATATCAAGCAGATAATGATTATTGCATTAACTCATTCGAGAGAGGGGAAAAACAATGTCTGA
- a CDS encoding DUF5986 family protein, with product MINLHNDIVKAIVNILVMDDPEARLLYLQSINNVSGEGTQNSSPKQKWDYRYNSLIEMAKKYELRYFKLDRGKLWEAVLIAGPQNELYVFFSHKNMKNVIKKGKNNHYLKLLNLFNHELDELKPIYSQMTLPISFEDDDDSSEDLIEQAREMLSMMEEEPSKVYVFAFDHSFVTTVKAFAYNTRQEVVWERDLTELIEPNYRLVLTDDEIYPDTRISNNTPETKKEKKQIVSLKNIK from the coding sequence ATGATTAATCTACATAATGACATTGTTAAAGCTATTGTTAATATCCTCGTAATGGACGATCCAGAAGCACGTCTATTATACCTACAATCTATTAATAATGTCTCCGGGGAGGGTACCCAAAATAGCAGCCCGAAACAAAAGTGGGATTATAGGTATAACTCTTTAATAGAAATGGCAAAAAAGTATGAATTAAGGTATTTTAAGTTAGACAGAGGAAAGTTGTGGGAAGCGGTTTTAATAGCAGGACCTCAAAATGAACTATATGTTTTCTTCAGTCACAAAAATATGAAGAACGTTATAAAAAAGGGTAAGAATAACCATTATTTAAAATTGCTTAATTTATTCAATCATGAACTTGATGAGTTGAAACCTATTTATTCACAAATGACACTTCCTATTTCCTTTGAGGATGATGATGACAGTTCGGAAGACTTAATAGAGCAAGCAAGGGAAATGCTATCTATGATGGAAGAAGAACCTTCAAAAGTATATGTATTTGCATTTGATCATTCGTTTGTAACAACTGTAAAAGCATTTGCCTATAATACTAGGCAGGAAGTTGTATGGGAAAGAGACTTAACTGAACTTATCGAGCCTAATTATAGATTGGTACTGACAGATGATGAAATCTATCCAGATACGAGAATCAGTAATAATACTCCAGAGACCAAAAAGGAGAAAAAACAAATTGTTAGTTTGAAAAATATAAAGTAA